The following proteins come from a genomic window of Nostoc sp. TCL26-01:
- the rbsK gene encoding ribokinase, which yields MGIIVFGSINIDLVAIVPRLPMAGETLLGQEFFKIPGGKGANQAVALARLGVPTHMVGRVGKQNFSAELMQNLQEAGVQTEEILIDESVSSGVAIINVDSDGENQIVVIPGANGRVDQEDVERLSSLLPTAITLLLQLEIPINAVIAAAQAAKNAGITVILDPAPAHTNLPAELYPLVDIITPNAVEASQLVGFTVDEEDTAVKATEVLLQRGVKCAIAKLGAKGVVCATAEETFFVPAFSVNAIDTVAAGDAFNAGLAAALYNGLSLHQAVVWGTAAGALATTKIGAQTSLPDRVRFDAFLKERGMGNG from the coding sequence ATGGGTATTATTGTTTTTGGCAGCATCAATATAGATTTAGTAGCAATAGTACCTCGATTACCTATGGCTGGGGAAACTTTGTTAGGACAAGAGTTTTTTAAAATTCCTGGAGGTAAAGGTGCAAATCAAGCAGTAGCATTAGCGCGATTGGGTGTTCCTACCCACATGGTAGGGCGTGTTGGCAAACAGAATTTTAGTGCAGAACTGATGCAAAATTTGCAAGAAGCAGGTGTACAAACTGAGGAAATTTTGATAGATGAAAGTGTGAGTTCTGGAGTCGCAATTATTAATGTGGATAGTGATGGGGAAAATCAAATTGTGGTGATTCCTGGTGCAAATGGGCGTGTCGATCAAGAAGATGTAGAGCGATTATCATCTTTATTACCAACAGCTATAACATTACTTTTACAATTAGAAATTCCCATCAATGCCGTTATAGCAGCTGCCCAAGCAGCAAAAAATGCCGGGATTACAGTTATTTTAGATCCTGCACCTGCTCACACTAATTTACCAGCAGAACTTTATCCATTGGTCGATATCATCACACCCAATGCAGTAGAAGCAAGTCAATTAGTAGGTTTTACCGTGGATGAAGAAGATACAGCAGTGAAAGCAACTGAGGTTTTATTGCAACGGGGGGTAAAGTGTGCGATCGCTAAATTAGGTGCAAAAGGTGTTGTCTGTGCAACTGCTGAGGAAACATTTTTTGTTCCAGCTTTCTCGGTTAATGCTATTGATACCGTTGCTGCTGGTGATGCTTTCAATGCTGGTTTAGCAGCCGCACTTTACAACGGACTTTCCCTACATCAAGCAGTTGTGTGGGGTACAGCCGCAGGTGCATTAGCCACAACAAAAATAGGCGCACAAACTTCTTTGCCTGATAGGGTGAGGTTTGATGCTTTTCTCAAGGAAAGGGGAATGGGTAATGG